Within the Solwaraspora sp. WMMA2056 genome, the region AGGAACCTCCCGTAGTGCTCGCCCACCCCGCCGTCGAAGCTGAGCACCAGCCGCAGGCCGTCGAGCAGCCCGTCGACCCGGTCGGCGAGGTCGTCGGCGACGATGATCCCCTGGGCGGCCGAGTGGGCCAGGATGTACGCGTTGTCGGTCACGTTGTTGCGCGGGTTCAACGGCACCGTCGGGATGCCGGCCTTGGCCATCGCCGCGGAGATCTCGAAGTACTCGTACCGGTTGTTGCTCAGCACCGCGATCCGCTCGCCGGGGGCCAGCCCCCGGGCGAGGGTGGCACTGGCCAGTTGACTGGACCGCTGGTGCAGGGCGCCGAAGGTGACCTCGCGGTCGCCGTCGACCACCGCGACCCGGCGCGGCGTGGCGCGGCCGAACTCCCGGATCCCGGCCGCCATGTTGAGCTGCACACCCGTCACCGTGGGTCCGCCTTTCCCGATTCGTTCATCAGCATGACGGCCTCGGCCTCGGCGAGCAGTGCCCCGTCGGCGTCGACGGCGGTCCACCGCAGCTCGGCCACGACCTTGCCACTGGAGGTGCTCCGGCTGGCAAGGCGCTCGATCCGCACCCGCAGCGTGGTGCCGGCCCGGACCAGCCGATGGAACCGCATCCGGCGCAGCTCCAGCAGCGCGATCGCGTCGTCGAGCTGCCCGGACTGCTCGGCCAGGCCGCCCATCAGCAGCAGCACCGCCTGGCCGGGCAGCGGCGGGCCACCGTCCCTGCCCGGGTCGGGCGGGTTGAACAGCGGATGCGTGTAGCCGCCCCGACCGATCAGGGTGTCGACCAGCTCCGCGGTGACGGTGACCGACGGTTCAGCCGAGGTCGCGGACATCGACGTCCCCCCAGACCGGCTCGCGCTTGTCGACGAACGCCCGATAGCCCTCGGCCACCTCGGGCACCTCCTCGTGCAGCCGGGAGAACATCTCGCGCTCGTAGCGCAGGCCCTCCTCCAGCGTCATCGTGTGCACCGAGTTGAGCAGCCGCTTGGTGATCGCCATCGCCGGTCGGGACCGGCCGCGCAGCGACGACAGCAGTTTGCCGACCTCGTCGTCGAGCTGCGCCCGTGGTGCGCTGGCCAGCGCGACCCCCCACTGCACCAGCTCCGGCCCGCGCAGCCACAGCGGGGTGAGCATCAGCGCCTTGGCCCGCTGGTCGCCGAGCTTGCGCGGAGCACGCTGGCTGGAGCCGGCCCCGGGCGGCATGCCGAACTCCAGGTGGATGTCGCCCACCTTCGCCTCGTCGGCGGCGATCACGAAATCACAGGCCAGGATCAACTCGAAGCCACCGGCGCGGGCGAGGCCGTTGACCCGGGCGACGACCGGTACGCCGAGCCGCTCGATCCGACGCAGTACCGCGTGGTACGAGCGCAGGAACGGCAGGAAGATCCGCTGTGGATCGGCGAAGCAGGATTCCAGGAAGTCGATGTCCATGCCGACGCTGAACGCCCGGTCCCCCACTCCGGTGATCACCACGGCCCGCAGGGTGTGATCGACCTCGGCGGCGGCCAGGGCGGCGTCCAGTCCGGCGATCGCCGCCGGCGTCAGGCTGTTCATCGTCTCCGGGCCGTCGAGGACGATCGTCATCACCTGGTCGTCGGTGGCGTACCGTACGTCGGTCACGTCGTCGTCTCCCCCACCTTGACGAACAGTTCGACGTCGGTGTCGGCGACGAACGCGGGTGCCGGCACCCCGGCCGGTACGTGCACCAGCGAGCAGGCGGTCAGGGTCCGCCCGGCGACCGTCGCCGTCCCGCCGGTGGTGACGAAGAACCGTTCCCGGTCGACCGGCCGCGGCGTGCCGGTGTAGCCGGCCGGCAACCGGACCAACGCGCTGCATGCCCCGGTGGCCACGTTGCGGCTCAGCGGCTTGCCGACCGGCACGGTCGGCGACGCGACGCCCGCCGGGCCGACCTCCGGGACCGCCGGCGTCACCGGCCCGGCCGTCACCGGCAGACCGAGTACGCCGGGGTCGAGGCCCGACCATCGGGCGTCGATCGGTGCCCAGGGCAGGTGCCGCGACTCGACCCGGCGCAGGTACCCGCGCGGTCCGACGCCGTCGGCGTGCGCGCCGGTCCCGCCAGCCGCGCCGGTCCCGCCAGCCACGGCGATGGCCTGCTCCCCGGCCTGGTGGTCCGGGCAGACCACCCGGGTCACCCGGTCGCTGCCCTCGCTGGCGACCGCACCCTCCATGCAGAGGATGTTCTCGAATCCCTCGTCGCTCCAGGCCTTGTGCACCCAGCCCGGCGGACGCCAGAAGTAGTCCCCGGCGATCAGCCGGCCTTCGGCGCTGAGTTCGGCGGCACCGTCGAGGAAGTACGCCTCCTCGACGCTGTCGTGGTACGCCTCGCTGAGGTCGCGGTAGCCGGCGACGGCCCGGACGTGATCGATCCGCCGGGTGCTGTCGCGGTCCAGCCACAACGACCGCATCCAGTACCGGGACAGCAGTTCACGCACCTGGTCGGGGTCGCCGCCGAAGTTGTCGCGGAAGGCGGGCTCCATCGAGTCGTACACCTGCTCGCCGTTGACCCACGGCACGTCCTCGGCGTCGACGATCGTGACTGTCATCCGGGTACCTCCACCTCCCGCCGCCACCGGCGGGTGCGCCCACGGTCTCAAACTAATATGTCTGACGTTAAGCGGAACGATATCGGCGACCAGCGTCCGGAGCCGGCTCTGTTTCCACTTGGTAAACCGGGAACTGCCAGCAAAGAGGCACTTCCTGACCACACTCTGCCGGCGGGAGACCCGGTCTGGCAAGACCTTGACAGCCGCCATCCCTATTCATCAGACTTTTGCCCGGAAGGCGGTGGCCGGTGTCGACCTCTCCGCTGGAGGAACCCTTACGGCGCGGCGACGCGACCGACAGCCCGGTCATCGGCGACCGGCGAGCGCCGACGACCGGATCGGCGTACCCGCCATCGGCGCGGATGGCCGCCGCCTCCGGCGCGCTGATCCTCGTCGCCGTACTGGGCAGCTTCGCCGCCTCGCCGCTGTTCGCGATCTACGCCGACCGCTGGGCGCTGACCCCGGCGCAGGTCGCCGTGGCGTTCGCCGGCTATCCCGTCGGGGTGATCCTGGTCGTCACGCTGCTCGGCGGCCTGTCCGACCTGATCGGCCGGCGGGCGGCGATGTTCGGCGGCGTCGCACTGGTGCTGGCGGCGTGCCTGGTGACCGCCACCGCGACGTCGCTGCCGGCGCTGGTCGCCGGGCGGATCGTGCAGGGGATGGCGACCGGCATGGTCAGCGCCACCACCGCCGCCGCGCTGTTGGACTTCCACCCTCGGGGCACCCGGGCGGGCACCCTGACCCATTCGGTCTGCACCACTCTCGGCATGGGGCTCGCACCGCTGATGTCCGGGCTGCTCGCCGACCACACCCGGTACCCGCTGGTGCTGCCGTTCGTCGTCATCGGCGCGGCCGCCCTGGTGCCGCTGACCCTGCTGGTCCGCACGCCGCCCGACCGCCGGACGACGCAGCGGGTCCGACTGGTCCGCGCGGTCCGGGTCCCCCGCGACATCCTGCTGCCGTTCAGCATCGCCGCCTGCTCGCTGATGACCCTCAACGGCTGCATGGCGCTGTTCGGAACCTTCGGCTCCCGGATCCTCGCCGAAGGCGCCGGCGTCACCGCCGCCGGTGGCGCCGGCGGACTGCTCACCCTGCTGATCGGCATGACCCTGCTGTCCCAGGTGCTGCTGAACCGGCTCGACGCGACCCGGTCGCTCTGCTTCGGCGTCGTGGCGATCACCGCCGGCGCGGGGGCCACCGCGCTCGCCCTGCACCTGGGCAGCCCGGCCGTCACCGTCACCGGGGCCGTACTGATCGGCTTCGGTGGCGGGCTGACGCTGCTCGGCGCCACCAGGCTGATCGGCGAGTCGGCACCGATCCACCGGCGGGCGGAGATCTTCGCGGCGTGGATGGTGGCCGCCTTCGCCACGCTCGGCGGCAGCTCACTGCTCAGTGGCGTCGCGTTGACCGGCGCCTCGCTGCCGGCGGTGCTGACCGTCGCGACCGGCGTCATCGCCCTGCTCTGCGCGTACACGCTGGTCGCCGCCACGGTCCACGGCCGACGCCGGCGCGCACGGCGCTGAGCCCCGGCCCGTCAGTCGCTGGCGCGAGCGGGGTCGTCGCTGGCATCGTCGTCGGCCAGGGCGGTGAGGTCGCCGACCGCGTCGGCCATGCCGGTCCGCAGGTCGTCCAGCACACTGGCGACGGAACGCACCCGGTCCACCAGGCCGACCGCCTGACCCGCCGCCGAACCCATCACCGGCGTGACCTGGTGCTCGAACGAGCTGACCACGGCGTCGCGGGCCAGCAGTTGCTGCACTGGGGAGGCCAGTGGCGCCGGGGCGTCCGGTTGCCGCCAGGCCCGGGTCCACGCGGTGCTCAGCTGCCGGGTCGGCTTGCCGGTGTACGACGTCGTCTTCGCGGTGTCGGTGGCCGCCGCCGTCACGATCTTGTCCTTGACGACCGGGTCGAGGTCGCTCTCGGCGGTGGCGAGCCAGATCGATCCCGTCCACACCGCCTGGGCGCCCAGTGCCAGCGCGGCGACCACCTGGCGGCCGGTGGCGATGCCGCCGGCGGCGACGACCGGCACCTCACCGGCGGCGGCCACCACCTGCGGCACCAGCACCATCGAGGTGATCTCTCCGGTGTGCCCGGCCGCCTCGTAGCCCTGGGCGACGATCACGTCGACGCCGGCGGCCAGTTGGTGCCGTACGTGTCGTGGGTCGCCGACCAGGCCGGCGACCAGCATGTCGAGTTTCGTCGCGGCGGCCCGCACCGGGGCGGGCGGCGGCCCGAGCGCGCTGGCCACCAGCCGCACCGGGTGGGCCCGTACGACCTCCCACAGCGCGTACGCGTTCGCATGGGTCATCAGGTGGTCGATCTCGGTCGGCATCCCGCCGAGCCGGGTCCGGCCAGGTTCACTGCGGCGCAGCGGAATACCGAGTCGGGTCCGCAACCCGGCAACGAAGTCCTGGTGCCCGGCCGGGATCTGGGCGAGCAGGTCGGTCGGGTCGTCACCGGCGGACCTGGCGGGAAAGAGCAGGTCGACACCGTACGGGGAACGTCCGCACTCGCGGTCGAGCCAGGCGAGATCCTGCTCGAGGTCGTCCGGGGACATCGAGGCCGCGCCGAGCACCCCGAGCCCACCGCCCCGGCTGACCGCCGCCACCACGTCGCGGCAGTGGCTGAAGGCGATCACCGGCAGGCCGATGCCGACCCGTCGACACAGCGGGGTCACGACGACGTGCCCAGGGTCACCGCGCAGACCTCGCAGCCGTCGTCGTCGACGGTGCAATTCGAGCCCGGCTGCACCGCGACACCCAGGTAGGCGTCGACCAGCGCGCTGACCGCGCCGAGCCGGCCGGTCGGCGGCACCGGTCGGGTCGCGGCGAGGGCCGCGGCGTGCCCGGCTGCCAGTCCGACGACCGACGGGTCGACGATCTCGATGCCGACCCGGCCGGCCACCTCGGCGGTCACCGGGGTCATGCAGGTGCAGCCGAAGAAGATCAGGTCGGTGCCGTCCCGGTCGGCGGCCCGCAGGCACGCGGCGGAGATGGCGTCGACGACGACGGTCTCGCCCCGGGCCATCCGTGCCTTGACCCCGGCGTCGGTGCCGACCCGGTCCAGTTCCGTCTCGTCGGACAGGTAGTGCACCCCGGCGGCGAGGGCACCACCGGCGCACCTGCTCAGCCGCTCGGCGTAGAGGTAGTCCATCGAGGCGGGCCAGACGGTGACGATGCTGAACCGCCGACCGAGCCGGGCCGCCCAGGCCAGGGACGCCTCGCCGGCACCGACGATCGGCACCGAAGTGGCGGCGCGCAGCCGGTCCACGCCGTAGTCGCCGAACGTGTCGATGTAGACGGCGTCGCAGCCGGCGGCGATCGCAGCCTCGGCGACGTCGACCGTGCCGACCTCGGTGAGCAGGTGCTCGTACGGGGTACGGGCGAACCGGCGCAGCCGTGGATCGACGAGTTCGGTGACGAGGCCGGGTGGATCGGGCAGCACCGGGGCCCGCTTCGCGTCGGAGTTGATGACCGCCAGCCGTCGCAGCTCACTCATGTCGACCTCCCGCCAAAAGTCTGACTTATCAAGGTCGGCAGTGTCAACGACTGCGTCTACCTCGACTTCTAGCTGGATTTATGCTTGGGAGCAAAAAGTCGGATCTCTAACGAACGGGAGATCAGCCGGTCTCGGCGGCCATGGCCTCGACGGCGGCGAGCCGGCGGCGCAGATGGTCGCGGTCCGGTTCGCTGCCGGCCAGCTGCAACGCCTGCCGGTAGGCGCCCGCCGCGTCGGCGTGCCGGCCGAGCCGGTGCAGCAGGTCGGCCCGCGACGCCGGATAGAGGTGGTAGGTGCGCAGCCTCGGATCCCCGACGAGCTCGTCGAGCAGCACCAGGCCGGCGGCCGGGCCGTCGCGCATGGCGACCGCCACCGCCCGGTTCAACGCCACCACCGGCGAGGGCGCGACCCGCATCAGTACGTCGTAGAGGGCGACGATCTGCGGCCAGTCGGTGCCGGCGAGGTCGGGTGCCTCGTCGTGCAGGGCGGCGATCGCGGCCTGCAACCCGTACGGACCGGGTGGGCCGCCGGTCAACGCCACCCGGGCCAGGGCACACCCTTCGTCGATCATCGGTCGGTCCCACCGGTCGCGGTCCTGCTCGTCGAGCAGGACGACGGCCCCGTCCGGGCCGGTCCGGGCGTGCCGGCGGGCGTGCACCAGCAGCAGCAACGCCAGCAGTCCGGCCACCTCCCGTTGCGCGGGCAGCAGCCGCCGCAGGATGCGGGCCAGCCGGATGGCCTCCTCGGCCAGGTCCAGTCGTTGCAGGTCCGGGCCGGAACTGGCCGCGTACCCCTCGGTGAAGATCGAGTACACCGCCTGCAGGACGCCGGGAAGGCGCTGCGGCAGCTCGTCGACGCCGGGAACCCGGAACGGGATACGGGCGTCG harbors:
- a CDS encoding MaoC family dehydratase, whose protein sequence is MSATSAEPSVTVTAELVDTLIGRGGYTHPLFNPPDPGRDGGPPLPGQAVLLLMGGLAEQSGQLDDAIALLELRRMRFHRLVRAGTTLRVRIERLASRSTSSGKVVAELRWTAVDADGALLAEAEAVMLMNESGKADPR
- a CDS encoding enoyl-CoA hydratase/isomerase family protein; translated protein: MTDVRYATDDQVMTIVLDGPETMNSLTPAAIAGLDAALAAAEVDHTLRAVVITGVGDRAFSVGMDIDFLESCFADPQRIFLPFLRSYHAVLRRIERLGVPVVARVNGLARAGGFELILACDFVIAADEAKVGDIHLEFGMPPGAGSSQRAPRKLGDQRAKALMLTPLWLRGPELVQWGVALASAPRAQLDDEVGKLLSSLRGRSRPAMAITKRLLNSVHTMTLEEGLRYEREMFSRLHEEVPEVAEGYRAFVDKREPVWGDVDVRDLG
- a CDS encoding MFS transporter — encoded protein: MSTSPLEEPLRRGDATDSPVIGDRRAPTTGSAYPPSARMAAASGALILVAVLGSFAASPLFAIYADRWALTPAQVAVAFAGYPVGVILVVTLLGGLSDLIGRRAAMFGGVALVLAACLVTATATSLPALVAGRIVQGMATGMVSATTAAALLDFHPRGTRAGTLTHSVCTTLGMGLAPLMSGLLADHTRYPLVLPFVVIGAAALVPLTLLVRTPPDRRTTQRVRLVRAVRVPRDILLPFSIAACSLMTLNGCMALFGTFGSRILAEGAGVTAAGGAGGLLTLLIGMTLLSQVLLNRLDATRSLCFGVVAITAGAGATALALHLGSPAVTVTGAVLIGFGGGLTLLGATRLIGESAPIHRRAEIFAAWMVAAFATLGGSSLLSGVALTGASLPAVLTVATGVIALLCAYTLVAATVHGRRRRARR
- a CDS encoding nitronate monooxygenase, whose product is MTPLCRRVGIGLPVIAFSHCRDVVAAVSRGGGLGVLGAASMSPDDLEQDLAWLDRECGRSPYGVDLLFPARSAGDDPTDLLAQIPAGHQDFVAGLRTRLGIPLRRSEPGRTRLGGMPTEIDHLMTHANAYALWEVVRAHPVRLVASALGPPPAPVRAAATKLDMLVAGLVGDPRHVRHQLAAGVDVIVAQGYEAAGHTGEITSMVLVPQVVAAAGEVPVVAAGGIATGRQVVAALALGAQAVWTGSIWLATAESDLDPVVKDKIVTAAATDTAKTTSYTGKPTRQLSTAWTRAWRQPDAPAPLASPVQQLLARDAVVSSFEHQVTPVMGSAAGQAVGLVDRVRSVASVLDDLRTGMADAVGDLTALADDDASDDPARASD
- a CDS encoding aspartate/glutamate racemase family protein yields the protein MSELRRLAVINSDAKRAPVLPDPPGLVTELVDPRLRRFARTPYEHLLTEVGTVDVAEAAIAAGCDAVYIDTFGDYGVDRLRAATSVPIVGAGEASLAWAARLGRRFSIVTVWPASMDYLYAERLSRCAGGALAAGVHYLSDETELDRVGTDAGVKARMARGETVVVDAISAACLRAADRDGTDLIFFGCTCMTPVTAEVAGRVGIEIVDPSVVGLAAGHAAALAATRPVPPTGRLGAVSALVDAYLGVAVQPGSNCTVDDDGCEVCAVTLGTSS
- a CDS encoding sigma-70 family RNA polymerase sigma factor — protein: MVTDGRREHHGDEEAVAAVRTSVEAVFREEHGRLLATLVRRFGDLHLAEEVAAEAVEAALRHWPVSGVPTRPGAWLLTTARRRAVDRIRRDRNLALRLAVLQAEADRADPAPAADGDQELPDDRLALFFTCAHPALTAQDRVALTLRCLAGLTTAEVARAFLVPEATMAQRIVRTKRKIRDARIPFRVPGVDELPQRLPGVLQAVYSIFTEGYAASSGPDLQRLDLAEEAIRLARILRRLLPAQREVAGLLALLLLVHARRHARTGPDGAVVLLDEQDRDRWDRPMIDEGCALARVALTGGPPGPYGLQAAIAALHDEAPDLAGTDWPQIVALYDVLMRVAPSPVVALNRAVAVAMRDGPAAGLVLLDELVGDPRLRTYHLYPASRADLLHRLGRHADAAGAYRQALQLAGSEPDRDHLRRRLAAVEAMAAETG